The following are from one region of the Vanessa atalanta chromosome 5, ilVanAtal1.2, whole genome shotgun sequence genome:
- the LOC125063952 gene encoding calcium/calmodulin-dependent protein kinase type II alpha chain: MANPNRESVSTRFSDNYDLKEELGKGAFSIVRRAVQKSTGYEFAAKIINTKKLSARDFQKLEREARICRKLQHPNIVRLHDSIQEEHFHYLVFDLVTGGELFEDIVAREFYSEADASHCIQQILESVHHCHHNGVVHRDLKPENLLLASKAKGAAVKLADFGLAIEVQGDQQAWFGFAGTPGYLSPEVLKKEPYGKPVDIWACGVILYILLVGYPPFWDEDQHRLYGQIKAGAYDYPSPEWDTVTPEAKSLINQMLTVNPSKRITASEALKHPWICHRERVASVMHRQETVDCLKKFNARRKLKGAILTTMLATRNFSGKSMVNKKGDGSQVKESTDSSTTLEDDDLDKDKKGVDRACTVISKEHDEESLTKADSFGKARGDSNASLRRAEVIKATEVLIDAINNGDYETYSKLCDPTVTAFDPDALGNLIEGVEFHKFFIDNTPTHVKTNTTILNPRVHLLGDDVAVIAYVCVTQSVDGEGRRSTNQTQETRIWHKRFNKWTAVHFHRS; encoded by the coding sequence atggcGAATCCAAATCGTGAAAGTGTTAGTACGCGCTTCTCGGATAATTATGACCTCAAAGAAGAATTAGGGAAGGGGGCATTTTCAATAGTAAGACGCGCTGTTCAAAAATCAACTGGATACGAATTTGCGGCCAAAATAATCAATACCAAGAAACTCTCGGCCAGAGATTTTCAAAAATTAGAAAGAGAAGCTCGAATTTGTCGAAAATTACAACATCCCAATATCGTTAGATTACATGACTCTATTCAAGAGGAACATTTTCACTATCTCGTATTTGATTTAGTGACTGGTGGAGAATTATTTGAAGATATAGTAGCACGAGAGTTTTATTCTGAAGCAGATGCATCTCACTGTATTCAACAAATTTTGGAATCCGTGCATCATTGCCATCATAATGGAGTTGTTCATAGAGACCTCAAACCTGAAAACTTATTACTTGCCAGCAAAGCTAAAGGAGCTGCAGTGAAATTAGCTGATTTCGGACTCGCTATCGAAGTCCAGGGTGATCAACAAGCATGGTTTGGATTCGCTGGTACTCCTGGATATCTGTCACCAGAAGTGCTTAAAAAGGAACCTTACGGCAAGCCAGTGGATATATGGGCATGTggcgttatattatatattttgttagttgGATACCCACCATTTTGGGATGAAGATCAACATCGATTATACGGACAAATTAAAGCTGGTGCTTATGATTACCCATCTCCCGAATGGGATACTGTAACGCCTGAAGCTAAAAGTCTAATTAACCAAATGTTGACGGTTAACCCGAGCAAGAGAATAACTGCTTCTGAGGCATTGAAGCACCCATGGATCTGCCATCGTGAGCGTGTTGCATCGGTTATGCATAGACAAGAAACAGTGGACTGTTTGAAGAAATTCAATGCTCGCCGCAAATTGAAGGGGGCCATTTTAACCACTATGCTTGCTACTCGCAACTTTTCTGGCAAATCCATGGTCAATAAGAAAGGAGATGGTTCGCAAGTAAAAGAATCAACTGATAGTAGTACTACCTTAGAAGATGATGATCTGGACAAAGACAAAAAGGGAGTTGACAGAGCGTGTACAGTCATCTCTAAAGAACACGATGAAGAGAGTCTCACTAAAGCGGACTCGTTTGGAAAGGCTCGCGGCGACAGTAATGCTTCTCTGCGCCGAGCAGAAGTAATCAAAGCAACTGAAGTTCTGATCGATGCCATTAATAATGGAGATTATGAAACTTATTCGAAATTATGTGATCCCACTGTTACTGCATTTGATCCAGACGCACTAGGAAATCTCATAGAAGGCGTAGAGTTCCATAAATTCTTTATTGATAACACCCCAACGCACGTAAAAACAAATACTACAATTTTAAATCCCAGAGTACACTTACTTGGAGATGATGTAGCTGTTATAGCTTATGTGTGTGTTACGCAGAGTGTGGACGGTGAAGGGCGACGGTCTACAAACCAGACTCAAGAAACACGTATTTGGCACAAACGCTTCAACAAGTGGACTGCAGTTCACTTCCATCGCTCCTAA